The proteins below come from a single Malus domestica chromosome 03, GDT2T_hap1 genomic window:
- the LOC114823918 gene encoding metallothionein-like protein type 2 isoform X3, producing MSSSCSCGSDCKCGSGCKCGMHIDLGYSETTSIDTIIAGVAPVKMSFEGSEMNYGAENDCKCGSNCSCSSCGCNK from the exons atgtcTTCCAGTTGTAGCTGTGGTAGTGACTGCAAGTGCGGCAGTGGCTGCAA aTGTGGGATGCACATTGACTTGGGTTACTCAGAGACCACTTCCATTGATACCATCATTGCTGGGGTTGCACCAGTGAAGAT GTCCTTTGAGGGGTCTGAGATGAACTATGGAGCAGAAAATGACTGCAAGTGTGGCTCAAACTGCAGCTGCAGCTCATGCGGCTGCAACAAATGA
- the LOC108172200 gene encoding protein ACCELERATED CELL DEATH 6-like, protein MDPILHRYATMPKSGVTLQCICLRQEFIWAMRTKYFAGATCAILICNIPDQIVSLVLSSENKVSIRGNTVLHLPANTGHVKLIQLITVNFPGLVRKKIDDGELPLHVAASAGHLSAVHCLVDTAQGDTFNEKDRRGNTALHVAVENNHQDVAMFLVGKDGSTSHSTNNFSKTPLCMAAETANFELVKAMVANTPNSTADVNSGNFWQGSNGNSILRSAIIWRKQAKGGLKESSPVFELVKLMLCFLISPLFLLAGVVYRMYFKRIDSQWWLPRATRKNYTNLLETILSKMDSADLINSTEQEWMIPLTLAAYISNFVAVRVLLHKFTGLAYKGDENQFLPIHVASKKGHCRIVEEFLNHCPDLRESCDGEGRNILHVAAAHGRVNVVQYIVGKRNLQVLSKQRDQSGNTPLHIAVQNWHPKIVKILSPFHAHERANLNSLNNAGMTALDLAEKTEVDKEMLFRRKLTLMTLTLANSPRSEERTATKANLVIEDSVLKSLHNLIA, encoded by the exons ATGGATCCTATACTACACAGGTATGCAACGATGCCTAAATCAGGAGTAACTTTACAGTGTATTTGCCTCCGTCAAGAGTTTATATGGGCTATGCGCACAAAGTATTTTGCCGGAGCCACATGTGCAATACTTATATGTAATATTCCTGATCAAATAGTATCGCTGGTCCTAAGTAGTGAAAACAAAGTAAGCATCCGTGGGAACACGGTGCTTCACCTTCCTGCAAATACAGGCCACGTGAAGCTTATCCAACTAATTACCGTAAATTTTCCGGGGCTTGTCCGCAAAAAAATTGATGATGGAGAACTTCCGCTTCATGTAGCTGCATCCGCTGGCCATCTATCCGCAGTTCATTGTTTGGTAGACACGGCTCAAGGTGAtacgtttaatgaaaaggaCAGGAGAGGAAACACTGCGTTGCATGTCGCTGTGGAAAATAATCATCAAGATGTGGCTATGTTTTTGGTCGGCAAAGATGGATCCACGTCGCATTCTACAAATAACTTCAGTAAGACTCCCTTGTGCATGGCTGCTGAAACTGCCAATTTTGAACTCGTTAAAGCAATGGTAGCCAACACGCCAAATAGCACAGCAGACGTTAATTCTGGTAATTTTTGGCAAGGATCGAACGGCAATTCAATTCTTCGTAGTGCGATCATATGGAGGAAACAGG CAAAAGGTGGACTAAAGGAAAGTAGTCCAGTGTTCGAGTTGGTCAAGCTCATGTTATGCTTTCTCATCAGTCCACTCTTTTTGCTGGCCGGGGTTGTATACAGGATGTATTTTAAGCGTATAGATTCTCAATGGTGGCTGCCCAGAGCCACCAGAAAGAATTATACAA ATCTCCTAGAGACGATATTGAGCAAAATGGATTCAGCTGACCTAATCAATTCAACGGAACAAGAGTGGATGATTCCTCTTACACTTGCGGCTTATATAAGTAACTTCGTGGCGGTACGCGTATTGTTACACAAATTTACTGGATTGGCATACAAAGGTGACGAAAATCAGTTCCTTCCCATACATGTGGCGTCCAAAAAAGGCCATTGCAGGATTGTTGAAGAGTTTCTCAATCATTGCCCCGACTTGAGGGAGTCATGTGACGGTGAAGGCCGGAATATTCTTCATGTTGCGGCCGCGCATGGAAGAGTTAATGTTGTCCAATATATTGTTGGAAAGCGCAATCTTCAAGTGCTTAGCAAGCAAAGAGATCAAAGTGGAAATACCCCTCTACACATAGCCGTCCAAAACTGGCATCCTAAGATTGTCAAAATTCTTTCCCCCTTCCATGCGCATGAGAGAGCCAATTTAAATAGTTTGAACAATGCAGGTATGACGGCATTGGACCTTGCAGAGAAGACCGAGGTAGATAAAGAGATGTTGTTTCGGAGA AAACTGACACTTATGACCTTGACCTTGGCTAATTCTCCACGATCTGAAGAGCGAACAGCCACCAAAGCAAATCTAGTGATAGAGGATTCTGTTCTGAAGTCCTTGCACAATCTGATAGCCTAA